AAAAGCTCGTTTCACTGATTGAACAACATGAAGATACGGATACGAGCATTCAAATTATTTTAGAGCCTGATTTAATTCAGCGGAAGACGACAGGGATCTCTGCAGACATAAAAAACTGATCGTGGCAGTCTCTTCTCAGTCATTGGCGGCTCGCTTCAGTCTTTATAAAACGGTGTAGAAAGGAGGGGCGTTTTCATGAGTGACTTTTCGGAATTAAAAGACAAGAAAGTGTTAGTGACTGGCGGAAGTAAAGGGATTGGGAAGGACATCGCGCTCGCTTTTGCAAAACATGGTGCGAGCGTAGTCATATCGGGGCGGAACGAACCTGTACTATCTGAGACCGTTCAACAATTAAAACTACATCACGAAAATTGTTTCTATGTGACAGCTGATATGCAAAAAGTAGCGGACATCTATGCCATGGTCGATCATGCTGCTCACACGATGGGGGGATTAGACATCGTCGTGAACAATGCCGGTGTGAACATTCCGAAGCCGGCGACCGAAGTGACAGAGGACGACTGGGACACCATTCTCGATACGAATTTAAAAGGGAGCTTCTTCTGCTCGCAACGGGCTGGACAATATATGATTCCGCAAAAACAAGGAAAAATCATTAATATTGTTTCACAAATGGCATTTGTCGGCTACGTAAAGCGCGCCGCCTATTGTTCGAGCAAAGGAGGAGCTGTCCAGCTTACGAAGGCGCTAGCGGTAGAATGGGCGCCATATCAGGTTAAAGTGAACGCTGTTGCCCCTACATTTATTGAGACGGAGCTCACGGCAAACATGTTTGCCGATGACGACTTTTACCAAGATGTGTTACATCGAATACCGCTCGGTAAGTTGGCGCAGCCTTCAGATGTTACCGGTGCTGTGATTTTTCTCGCATCTGACATGGCGAATTTTATCACCGGAGAAACGATTAAAGTCGACGGTGGATGGACGGCTATTTAAGAATAGACGCTTGTCATTATTATTGAATGCGGATTCAAGTAATTCAATGGAAGGAGATATACAATGGTTGAAGAGCCTCGAAACGAAGAAAAACAAGAAACAGGTACACTGACGCAGACTGTGAATCAAGACGATAAAGTTTTCTATGGTGATGCAAAACAAGTCAATCGTTTAGGGTACGCGGACTATAACGAGTTTTCCAAAAATACCGCCCGCAAACAGAGCTTGCAAGGCTTTGACGATGACTATTTAGATTTTGTTGATTACATTATTAAAATTACGCATCGGATTTGGGAAGAGAAAGCGATTGGTTTGATTTATCAAACGTATCATAATGACGTCATCATGCATGCTGGTTCAACAAATATTCAAGGTGTGAATGAAGTCGTATCAGGAACGTTGCAAACGCTCCACGCTTTTCCAGATCGAACGTTAATTGCTGAAAATGTCATCTGGTCTGGGAATGATCAAGAAGGATTTCTTTCTTCGCACCGGATTATGTCAAACGCAACAAATTTAGGCGATTCAAGCTTCGGATCGGCGACAGGCAGACGAGCGTCGTTCAGAACCGTTGCCGACTGCTTCGTCCATTCGAATCGCATCGTTGAAGAATGGCTTGTCCGTGACAATTTACACCTCGTTCAGCAGCTCGGCTTTGACCCTGTTGTCATTGCCAAACAGCTTGCCAAGCAAGGGGAGAATAAAGCATCGTTGCAATCCCATTTTGGAGCCAGTCAAACGATGAGAGGACAGTTAGAGCCTGAATTGTACGTATCTCAAGCGACTAGCTTTGACATCGGTGATTTCATCCTGGAGATGTACAACAAAGTGTGGGATTGGCGCTTATTTAATCATGTTAAAGACTTTTACACCGATCACGCGGTCGTTCACTATATTTGTGATAAAGATTTGGTCGGTGCGGAGCAAATTCAAGGGATGCTTATCAGCTTGTTTGCGTCCTTCCCGAGAGCAAAGTTTACAGTTGATCGGGTGACCTGCAACGAAGGTGTCACTCATGATGAATGGGATGTTGCTGTACGCTGGCGCTTGCAAGGGCTCCATGAAGGGATTGGCTATTTTGGTCAGCCGAGCAAACAGCCGGTGGAGATTCTCGGTATTTCTCATTTGAAAGTTCGTGGCGAGCGGATTGTCGAAGAATGGATCACGTTTGATGGACTGGATGTCTTAAGGCAAATCTATCTAGGGATCAGTGAAGGCGAGGACGACGTTACAGAGCAATGCGTGCATGATGACTAGGTTCATGCACGGGCTTACACATTTTTGAATGCGCATTCAAAGATAAGGAGGAACCCTTTTTGAACACACACACGCTACAAAAACAGCCGGTCAAAGATGTTTCATTTCATGATTTTTTGATGCCTGGACATTTTCGTTTTGGTGTTGATGCGTTTTACACCTTGGCTGATGAAGTGCAAAAACTAAAGGTGAAGAAGCTTGTCGTTGTCAGTGATAAGGGGCTCGAGCGCGTCGGCGTCGTTCAACGAGTTCTTGATTTACTGGAACCCCTCGGTATCGAGATGAGCACCTTTACCGACATTTCCGGAGAACCGACGTTTCGTCTGTTGAAAAAAGCTGTGCAGTTTGTGAAGCAGGAAGAAAGTGAGCTTGTGATAGGGATTGGCGGCGGGAGCGCGCTTGATGTTGCGAAGGCGACTGCCGCGCTCGTTGACAAAACAGACGTAGAACCATTCATCAGTGGCGAGCAGACGATTGCGTCGCGAAACGTCCATTGTATCTTACTGCCGACGACTTCCGGTACGGGATCAGAAGTGACGATGAATGCCATTTTCGGAGATGAAGACCAGGCATTAAAGCGAGGCATCGTGAGCCCGAGCTTCCTTCCCGACCTTGCGATCATCGACCCTGCCCTGACGGTATCTTGCCCGCCGCGGGTGACGGCGGCTTCTGGTGTAGACGCTTTTACGCATGCCATCGAATCTTATATTGCTGTGAAAGCGACGCCGCTTACAAAAATCTATGCCGAACAAGCGATGAAGCTCTTTGCGGCAAATATTACGAAAGCCGTCCATCACGGGAAAAATGTAAATGCGAGAGTCGGGATGAGCTGGGTCAGTGCGTTGGCGGGCGTCTCGCTAGCAAATGCCGGTGTCGGCGCGGTTCATGCCCTTGCTTATCCACTTGGTGGTCAATATCACATTGAACATGGTGTCGCTAACGCATTGCTTATGCCATATGTGTTTGAAGTGACTGGCACAACGTGTACCCAAGAGATGGTCGATGTGGCAGGCTATGTGTCTCTTGGCAACTATACGGAGCGACCTCATGAGGCGCTTCATGCGGTTGTTGGCTATTTGTATGACTTACTGATAACACTCGACCTGCCGACATCACTCCAGGAGCTAGGGATTCAAAATGCAGATTTACCGGCTTTAGCGCAGCAAGCTGCAACGGTCGAACGTCTCTTAGCGAATACCCCTTATCGCTTGACAGAAGAAAAGATACTCCACATCTATGAAAAAGCTTATCAAGGAAAACTGCAAAGAGGGTGAGTGTAATGTTAAAAAAACTCGAAGAAAAGAAGCTGTACATTGGCGGAAGTTGGCAGGAAGCGAGCGATTACTACGAATTAAAATCACCGTATAACGGTGACGCTCTTGCTCGCGTGCCGCTCGCAAACGAAAGCGAAGTCGAAGCGGCGCTGGCTCGCGCTGAGGAAGGTGCGCAAACGATTCGCGATATGACGGCACTGGAACGATCCGTCATTTTAGAAAAGGTCGCACACTTATTTGAAGAAAGAGCGGAGGAAGCAGCCCTCATCTTAGCTAAAGAGTGCGCAAAACCGTTAAAGGCAGCGCGCGGTGAAATCGTCCGGACGATCGAAACATACAAGTTCGCGGCTGAAGAGGCGAAGCGCATCCACGGGGAGACGATACCAATGGATGCGGCGAAAAGTGGGAAAGACCGTTTTGCTTACACGATCCGCGAACCATTAGGCATTATCGCAGCGATCACGCCGTTTAATTTCCCGTTTAACCTTGTGGCCCATAAGCTCGGTCCGGCGATCGCCGCTGGGAATGCCGTTGTCTTAAAGCCAGCAAATCAAACGCCATTAAGTGCCTTATTCACGGCTGAGCTTTTTGAACAAGCCGGACTTCCGGACGGGGTGTTAAATGTTGTCACTGGGAAAGGGAGTGTCATTGGTGACATCTTAGTCAAAGACCCACGCGTGAAAATGGTGACCTTTACAGGCA
Above is a genomic segment from Litoribacterium kuwaitense containing:
- a CDS encoding SDR family NAD(P)-dependent oxidoreductase yields the protein MSDFSELKDKKVLVTGGSKGIGKDIALAFAKHGASVVISGRNEPVLSETVQQLKLHHENCFYVTADMQKVADIYAMVDHAAHTMGGLDIVVNNAGVNIPKPATEVTEDDWDTILDTNLKGSFFCSQRAGQYMIPQKQGKIINIVSQMAFVGYVKRAAYCSSKGGAVQLTKALAVEWAPYQVKVNAVAPTFIETELTANMFADDDFYQDVLHRIPLGKLAQPSDVTGAVIFLASDMANFITGETIKVDGGWTAI
- a CDS encoding ester cyclase, encoding MVEEPRNEEKQETGTLTQTVNQDDKVFYGDAKQVNRLGYADYNEFSKNTARKQSLQGFDDDYLDFVDYIIKITHRIWEEKAIGLIYQTYHNDVIMHAGSTNIQGVNEVVSGTLQTLHAFPDRTLIAENVIWSGNDQEGFLSSHRIMSNATNLGDSSFGSATGRRASFRTVADCFVHSNRIVEEWLVRDNLHLVQQLGFDPVVIAKQLAKQGENKASLQSHFGASQTMRGQLEPELYVSQATSFDIGDFILEMYNKVWDWRLFNHVKDFYTDHAVVHYICDKDLVGAEQIQGMLISLFASFPRAKFTVDRVTCNEGVTHDEWDVAVRWRLQGLHEGIGYFGQPSKQPVEILGISHLKVRGERIVEEWITFDGLDVLRQIYLGISEGEDDVTEQCVHDD
- a CDS encoding iron-containing alcohol dehydrogenase; protein product: MNTHTLQKQPVKDVSFHDFLMPGHFRFGVDAFYTLADEVQKLKVKKLVVVSDKGLERVGVVQRVLDLLEPLGIEMSTFTDISGEPTFRLLKKAVQFVKQEESELVIGIGGGSALDVAKATAALVDKTDVEPFISGEQTIASRNVHCILLPTTSGTGSEVTMNAIFGDEDQALKRGIVSPSFLPDLAIIDPALTVSCPPRVTAASGVDAFTHAIESYIAVKATPLTKIYAEQAMKLFAANITKAVHHGKNVNARVGMSWVSALAGVSLANAGVGAVHALAYPLGGQYHIEHGVANALLMPYVFEVTGTTCTQEMVDVAGYVSLGNYTERPHEALHAVVGYLYDLLITLDLPTSLQELGIQNADLPALAQQAATVERLLANTPYRLTEEKILHIYEKAYQGKLQRG